TCAGGAGTGTTCCTCGGCACTGCCGCTGAATGAGCGACTTCGGATGTGATTTCTCAGCTGCTCGATCAGCTCCGGGTTCTGCTGCTGGATCTGCTGGGCAAACTGCTGCCCACTGAGAAAAAACAACTAACATCAGAACGACACAATTTGACATAAAAGGTATATTTTGGCTATATATGGCTAAATTACACATTAGGTCAACTGATTAGGGCATTTTTTGTAACATGTGAATTAAGATCATGAATTAAACTCACGCTTCAATGAGACTGGATATGTCAGATAATCCACCAACTCCAGCTGCAGGTCCCCCCACAGCATTTGACATCATGCCTGACATGCTGTTTAGTAAAGAATTGAGTTCAGACATGAATGATACAAACACTTCataatacatataaatatagtGTTACTAAGCAttaaagggcccatgtcacaggacttttttaagatgtcaaatacatctttggtgtccccagagcacatgtgtgaagttttagctcaaaataccatataaataatttattatagcatgttaaaattgccactttgtaggtgtgtgcaaaaatgtgccgttttgggtgtgtcctctaaaatgcacatgtgcagatcaagtgcaaacactgatcacaatgatggtggtttgttgaaattgaaactcaattgttctgtgaattattttctctctgcactaaatggcagtgctgtggttggattaaggggttggattattataataagagctccttatgacatcataaggagagccaaatttcaacgacctattttttcatgtgcttgtagagaatggtttaccaaaactaagttactgggttgatctttttcaaattttctaggttgatagcatcactagggacccaatcatagcacttaaacatggaaaaagtcagattttcatgtcatggcccctttaagaaaAATGGGAAGTGTATTCACAGTAATCACAACTTTTACAAGTCTCCCCAATCTCCACTTGTTCAAAAATACAGTGTACCACGAACATGCAATACAGTtcatttgtgttaaaataaagaaaCGTACAGTTGTTGCACCTGCTGGTTTTGCATCACGCTTGCTGCCTATAGTGCAGAAAAACAGCATATGACTGGATTCATTcaatgtaaaaacataaataacaacaacaggaTCCCTTTTTCTATAAAGCCTAAACCAAAACCACTTATACTGTGTGCATATCAGTCTTGAGATTGTGTGTTAATTTAATGAATGTGGTTAAAATTCTCTACATGTGCTATGTCTGGATTGCAGTGGGGTACTTTGCCTGAGGGTCTCATTCAACTGACTGACTATAATGTCAACATAGACTGAATGCCAGCCAGTCAGTTTAATAGACTTAATTTATGAGCCTTTTTGTGACCACCATAACAGAGCAATGCAAACTATGCACTTAAACTTACCATGCTAATGAATGCAGGGTTATTGATGAGACTGGCCATGTCAAACCCCAGTCCTGTGGCTGTCTGTGAACACATGTCAAaagctaatgttactgtctaGCGTTTGCACATCTGGGAAAATTCAAGTGCAATGCATGTGGTACAAAAGATGGTACACCtaaagaaaaaaagtaaatcTCTGACACTCCAAAAAGGCTGACAATTACTGTTTTTCACAATAAAGGACAGGCAGCTGTGTTGCCAATGACTTCATATATCCGCTTTAACTGCATTAGCAAACTGCAGCATATGCTGTAATAATGCAACAAAACCCTGCAGTTTTACAGCCGTCATTTACCCAAAATGCTTTGCAAATATAATTCAATTACCATAAAACAAATCACTCTATAATGGGCTCGCCCAgaatgcatcatttttgcaaCTATTTGTtggttttataaaaatgtagtaGTTTCTAGTAAAAATTTAaccatacatttacatatttGATATGCAAGTTCTTTCTcaaatttattacaaaaaaatgtacactcttaaaacaaacagtgctaaatagcactaaaagtggttcactagctcgtaatcatagggtaacccttttaagtgccatatagcacctatgtagttcctgtgtagaaccatattgtgctatataggcccatatctggtgctatatCAGTCccatatggttcttcataggtgctttatagGTGATATATaccactaaaaatggttcccctataaTTATGAGCTTTTAGTGCATATTAAGTGTAATAAAATCTGATTTAATCTCCTTGTACTTACAGGGCTGGACGCTTCCTTTTGTTTCTGCTCTGCGATCTTCAGGTTTGACTTGTAAGTGTCATTTTCAGGATCTAACACCAgagcttttttaaaatatgatattGCCTCCGGATATTTGCTCATAGATGTTAATGCAAGTctagaataataaaaaagtgTTGAGGAAATATACAAAGTATCGCAATTTTGAAAATTGTAAATAACTGTACCCATCATGAGCAGCCTAAAGAAGAACCTTCAAATATGAACTACAAATATGCAACATGTATTTTTTCTGCACTTTATAAGACCCCACAAATTAGATTTTTGGGATAAATAGattgggtcaaaaatggtccgaagctgtcactggagcagtaccaaaaggtcctaatattaGGTACGGATACATTTGGTAACAATATGTagctttgaggtactaatatgaactctttatgtACCAAGGTACTGCCCTGATGACAGCTAGGAACCAAGTAAAAGACATGAAGCATTATCAATACCATTGAAAATTTAGTTTCTCATATTTtctcatatgtgaccctggaccacaaaaccagtgaTAAGTTGCAAGGGTATAATTGTaccaatagccaacaatacattgtacgTGTCAAAATTATCAggtttttaatgccaaaaatcattaggatattaaataaagatcatgttccattaagatatttttttttaatttcctaccataaatatatcaaaaatgtatttattattattaatatgtgttgctaagaactttatttggacaactttaaaggcaattttctcataCATTAATGGAAAGCCTATTTATTCAAAACATTGAACCTTatgactgtttttgtggtccCGGGTCACATTTAGTTCGGTAAAGTATCTATCTTCTATAATAACGTTATATCAGCTTACCCCATTCTCCCATAAGCTTTACTGTATGAGGGATCAATGGCAATTGCTCGTTCACAATCGCCTGTCGCCTCTGTGTAGTTGCCAAGTTTACTGTGAGCGGCAGCCCTGAGAAAACAATCCAAGCCATCAACACCATCCAACATACATCTGTCTCCATGTCAAATCACAGCGTTTACCTGTTGCAATAATACACAGCGTTCCTTTGGTCCAACTCAATGGCTTTTGTATAACAGTCCACAGCACTGCTATAATTCTCCTCTTTCATGTGATTATTCCCTGATGAAGAATAACAACACATTTGAGCTCAACAGGGGGAACGTACTGAACAGATGATGCATCAATTATTTATCCTGTTTTGATTTGCATTATCACAGTGGAATAATGTGATGACAGGTGACATTTAGTTATTCATAATACATCCTTTGAAAAGGTTTCGGCTATGAATGTAAGTGCTGAAAGAGTGAAATCCATTGTCGGTGAGTCTAAATATATAAGGAAAATTTGACTTGCCCTCATTTTTAAGCTGCTCGGCTGTCTCGATGTCCTCTTGagatgaaaacgtctcgggtaaCGTAACAATATCATTCTGTAAATAACAATTAGACAAAAGAAAAGTGAAGCTGCAGTCAAAATAACACAAGAAGACAAGTTTAATGTCATATACTGTGGGTGTTTACTTTGAGAAGAGAATTGAGGAATATCTCTCTCAGCGGCTGTGGAGTTGCGAGATGACAGTCGCTGGAGCTGATCTTGAAAGTCGTCTCCAGGCATTGTATTGCAACTGGAAGTGTTATTgcacattttaattatttacaaTGTGTTCAAATTAGATctatgtttaaaatatgatgttaAAGGTAACTTTCTTCCTAATCccattttcaaactttagttagtgtgtaatgttgctgttagcgcataaataatacctgcaaa
This window of the Paramisgurnus dabryanus chromosome 10, PD_genome_1.1, whole genome shotgun sequence genome carries:
- the sgtb gene encoding small glutamine-rich tetratricopeptide repeat-containing protein beta → MTLRRALAGTFSRFLPDTMAVEKRLAYSIVQFLRDQTHCVNSGEKESLEVAIQCLETTFKISSSDCHLATPQPLREIFLNSLLKNDIVTLPETFSSQEDIETAEQLKNEGNNHMKEENYSSAVDCYTKAIELDQRNAVYYCNRAAAHSKLGNYTEATGDCERAIAIDPSYSKAYGRMGLALTSMSKYPEAISYFKKALVLDPENDTYKSNLKIAEQKQKEASSPTATGLGFDMASLINNPAFISMAASVMQNQQVQQLMSGMMSNAVGGPAAGVGGLSDISSLIEAGQQFAQQIQQQNPELIEQLRNHIRSRSFSGSAEEHS